The Leptospira paudalimensis region TTTTAGTGATTCTCATCGGAATTATCTGGAACCAGATTTTTAAAAAGTTTTTACCAGAATTTTATCTGACAGAAAAACATTTAGTTACAATTCCCAATGTGAGTAACTGGGAGAGTATTTTTGTTTTTCCCAATTTTTCGATGATTGGCCAATCCGAAGTTTGGTATTTTGCCTTTACCATTGCGACATTCACTACCTTGGAAACATTACTGAACCTAGATGCTGTCGAACGAATTGACCCACACAAAAGACTCTCATCACCTAACCGTGAACTAATGGCACAAGGAGTAGGGAATAGTTTATCTGGGCTCATTGGCGGACTTCCCATCACTTCCGTCATTGTCAGAAGTTCTGTGAATATTTATGCAGGAGCAGAAACAAAATTATCCACAATGGTTCATGGGGTTTTACTCGCCATGAGTATTCTATTTCTAAGTTCCTCATTGAATCTGATTCCACTTTGTTCTTTAGCAGTGGTACTTGTTGTCACTGGCTTCAAACTCACAAACTTTTCAGTGTATAAATCATTATATAAAAAGGGCCTTTACCAATTTTTACCTTTTATCACAACCATTCTTGCCATTATTTTTACAGACTTATTAACGGGTGTGCTAATTGGACTTTGTATTAGTTTCATTTTTATCTTAAAAAATAATTATAAAAATCCATTTTCTGTTGAAACCGAAAACTTAAATATCGGCGAAACAATCCGGATTGAATTACCAAATCAAGTTTCCTTTTTAAACAAGGCCTCCATCAAAGACACACTTTGGTCATTGCCTGATCATGCAAAACTCATAGTAGATGCCTCCAATTGTAATTTTATTGATCACGATATTTTAGAGGTATTAGAGGAATTTAAATCAGTAGTGGCTTTAGAAAAAAACATCCAATTGAATTTAGTTGGTGTGAAAGACCACTATGAACTGAGTGACCAAGTGCAATTTGTAAACATCTTAGATAAAGAAGCACAACAAAAGTTAACACCTGATGAAATTCTTGAATTCTTACAACGGGGAAACGAACGTTTCGTAAAAGGTAAATGGTCCGAAAAGTATTTTAAACACCAAGTAAACGCGACTGCCTTTGGTCAAAATCCAATTGCAGTTGTCCTTTCTTGCATTGATTCAAGAACAAGTCCAGAAATTATCTTTGATGCAGGGCTTGGTGATATCATTTCTATTCGGATTGCAGGAAATATCGTAAACCAAGAAATCCTTGGAAGTTTAGAATTGTCATGTGCCAAAATTGGAACCAAACTCATTGTCGTACTTGGACATTCCAATTGTGGTGCTGTATCCAGTGCAATTTATGCGTTAAAAGATGGTAACATAGCAAGTATCACTAACAAAATTGACAAAGCCATTGGGACATCCGATCCAAGCTCAAAACGATCAAATCTAGGAAACGAACATATATTTAATCATGTCGTAAAAACCAATGTGTTAAATTCGATTGATGAAATCTTAGGTTCGAGTGAATTTCTAAAACGAAAGGTAGATGAAGGTGAATATAAGATTGTACCAGCATTTTATGATACATCTTCTGGCGAAGTTCAGTTTTTTCATTCTGTCCAAACTTCACCAAAAAGTGAATCAATCTTTTAAAGATTAAACTTTATGAACTGGTACAAACAACGGTTTGTAAGCAGAACGATTGTAATACGCTAAAAATGCATTTGCAATAACGACAAAAATTCCAACCGGTAATCCATCATGAGCAATCATCAAGTGAACAAAAAAGATATTGATCACCACTGGTGCAATTACAACAGAAGCTAAAGGTACAAATCTTCCCGATAAAAAAGCTAGGGCACAAACAAGTTCCGTTACTTTAATCAATGTTAATAAATAACCAGTGGCCTTCATGCCATCATTGAATATCTTGATGTTTCCAGTCACTTCAGGTTGTTGAACTAAATCGAATAATACAACAACTGAAGAAAATAAAAACAAGGCACCTAA contains the following coding sequences:
- a CDS encoding DoxX family membrane protein; the protein is MKVLYLVVRLLLGALFLFSSVVVLFDLVQQPEVTGNIKIFNDGMKATGYLLTLIKVTELVCALAFLSGRFVPLASVVIAPVVINIFFVHLMIAHDGLPVGIFVVIANAFLAYYNRSAYKPLFVPVHKV
- a CDS encoding bifunctional SulP family inorganic anion transporter/carbonic anhydrase, giving the protein MFSHLKQDIPSGLVVFLVALPLCLGVALACGAPLLSGVISGIIGGIVVGFLSHSRTSVSGPAAGLVTLVLAATTALGDYQTFLLSVFLAGFIQIGLGILRLGFIANYVPSNVIQGLLASIGIILILKQIPHSVGFDINPEEDFIFFQRDGENTFSELLNIHKYFSWGAVTISTISLSLMFVYDKLKWEQLRYIPSPILVILIGIIWNQIFKKFLPEFYLTEKHLVTIPNVSNWESIFVFPNFSMIGQSEVWYFAFTIATFTTLETLLNLDAVERIDPHKRLSSPNRELMAQGVGNSLSGLIGGLPITSVIVRSSVNIYAGAETKLSTMVHGVLLAMSILFLSSSLNLIPLCSLAVVLVVTGFKLTNFSVYKSLYKKGLYQFLPFITTILAIIFTDLLTGVLIGLCISFIFILKNNYKNPFSVETENLNIGETIRIELPNQVSFLNKASIKDTLWSLPDHAKLIVDASNCNFIDHDILEVLEEFKSVVALEKNIQLNLVGVKDHYELSDQVQFVNILDKEAQQKLTPDEILEFLQRGNERFVKGKWSEKYFKHQVNATAFGQNPIAVVLSCIDSRTSPEIIFDAGLGDIISIRIAGNIVNQEILGSLELSCAKIGTKLIVVLGHSNCGAVSSAIYALKDGNIASITNKIDKAIGTSDPSSKRSNLGNEHIFNHVVKTNVLNSIDEILGSSEFLKRKVDEGEYKIVPAFYDTSSGEVQFFHSVQTSPKSESIF